In Arachis hypogaea cultivar Tifrunner chromosome 2, arahy.Tifrunner.gnm2.J5K5, whole genome shotgun sequence, a genomic segment contains:
- the LOC112742455 gene encoding two-component response regulator-like PRR37 isoform X1: MTREVQMSVDGDEEELKELSQRLRDGKRTFPDGVASEGQGLHENDGAKCNGVGEDVKVGGQGGTVESSSVLQHVPQQQPQGAVICWERFLHIRSLKVLLVEYDDSTRHVVTALLRNCSYEVIEAANGLQAWKILENLTNHVDLVLTEVAMPGLSGIGLLCKIMSHKTRKNIPVIMMSSRDSMGLVFKCLSKGAVDFLVKPVRKNELKNLWQHVWRRCHSSSGSGSESGTQTQKSVKSKSLEKSDNNSGSNDEDDNGSIGLNNGDGSDNGSGTQSSWTKQAVEVDSPKPVSRWDQIAECPDSTCAQVVHSNAEICGIKMVPPSTKEGQEQNERLIKAAGSKHSNTIDVGPSKFNDQRNRGQQDNCGNQSNNRSCKGPSLSDAITSTSGSQMHTAEFEAKDRRPRSLDIENKCTIDAKDLPSLELSLKRLRGVKDAGITIQDERNVLRHSDLSAFSRYNAASNTKKSPTRYAGSNSPHDNSLEVTKRDSSRDIQSHSSGNPPNQNSNGASNNNDMGSTTNNAFTKSAVISEPAVASTTKCLYQSSAFQPVKSNLKCTSQTVVLHNTEDPTATMLVPPRVDTHKDLTTKDFHHHHETQNIIANNMKHQLHPDHDAESSKKLAAAAAPHCGSSNAVEVLVEGNIGNFSLNRSASGSNNGSNGQNGSSTAVIAGGTNIESNNPLAGNSGSGDASGSGSANKVDQKKSSHRQAALTKFRQKKNQRNERSFHKKVRYQSRKKLAEQRPRFRGQFIRQSSSETASDATEK; the protein is encoded by the exons ATGACAAGGGAAGTCCAGATGAGTGTTGATGGCGATGAGGAAGAGCTGAAAGAACTGAGCCAGCGCTTACGTGATGGGAAGAGGACGTTTCCGGATGGGGTTGCCAGTGAAGGACAAGGTTTACACGAGAATGATGGAGCAAAATGTAATGGAGTTGGTGAAGATGTTAAGGTTGGAGGACAGGGAGGGACCGTGGAATCCTCTTCCGTCCTGCAGCATGTGCCACAGCAACAGCCTCAAGGGGCAGTGATTTGTTGGGAGAGGTTTTTACATATAAGATCTCTTAAGGTCTTGCTTGTGGAGTATGATGACTCGACGCGCCATGTTGTTACTGCATTGCTACGCAATTGTAGCTATGAAG TTATTGAAGCCGCAAATGGGTTGCAAGCTTGGAAGATTTTGGAGAATTTAACCAATCATGTTGACCTTGTTTTAACTGAAGTAGCAATGCCTGGCTTATCCGGCATTGGTCTCTTATGCAAGATTATGAGCCACAAGACACGGAAAAACATTCCAGTAATTA TGATGTCATCTCGTGACTCTATGGGTTTAGTCTTCAAGTGTTTGTCAAAGGGTGCTGTTGACTTCCTAGTCAAACCCGTAAGGAAGAATGAGCTTAAAAACCTTTGGCAGCATGTTTGGAGGAGATGCCATAGT TCCAGTGGCAGTGGCAGTGAAAGTGGCACACAAACCCAGAAGTCAGTAAAATCAAAGAGTCTTGAGAAATCTGATAATAATTCTGGAAGCAACGATGAAGATGATAATGGAAGTATAGGCCTGAATAATGGGGATGGAAGTGACAATGGCAGTGGCACTCAG AGCTCCTGGACCAAACAAGCTGTAGAAGTTGATAGTCCCAAACCAGTTTCCCGGTGGGATCAAATAGCCGAGTGCCCTGATAGCACATGTGCTCAGGTTGTCCACTCCAATGCTGAAATATGTGGAATAAAGATGGTTCCTCCATCTACAAAGGAGGGTCAAGAACAAAATGAACGTCTTA TCAAAGCTGCGGGTTCAAAACATAGCAATACAATTGATGTAGGGCCCTCAAAATTCAATGATCAAAGGAATAGAGGACAGCAGGATAATTGTGGGAATCAATCTAACAACCGTAGCTGCAAAGGTCCTTCACTGTCTGATGCCATCACTAGCACTTCTGGATCTCAGATGCATACAGCAGAATTTGAAGCCAAAGATAGAAGACCCAGGTCCTTAGACATTGAAAATAAATGCACTATTGATGCTAAGGACTTACCATCTCTTGAGCTTAGTTTAAAGAGGCTTAGAGGAGTTAAAGATGCTGGCATTACAATTCAGGATGAACGGAATGTTTTAAGACATTCTGACCTTTCTGCCTTCTCAAG GTATAATGCAGCCTCTAACACTAAGAAGTCGCCCACTAGATACGCTGGAAGCAATTCTCCACATGATAATAGCCTAGAAGTTACAAAGAGGGATTCATCTCGTGACATTCAGTCACATTCTAGTGGCAATCCTCCTAATCAAAATTCAAATGGTGCTAGCAATAACAATGATATGGGTTCTACTACTAATAATGCTTTTACAAAATCTGCAGTCATAAGTGAGCCAGCAGTGGCATCAACAACAAAATGTTTGTACCAATCATCTGCTTTCCAGCCTGTAAAGAGCAACCTTAAGTGTACCTCCCAAACAGTTGTTTTACATAATACTGAAGATCCAACAGCAACAATGCTGGTACCACCTAGGGTAGACACTCACAAGGATTTGACAACTAAGGACTTCCATCACCATCATGAAACCCAGAACATCATTGCTAACAACATGAAGCACCAGCTTCATCCTGATCATGATGCTGAATCATCAAAGAAATTAGCTGCTGCTGCTGCTCCACATTGTGGTTCTTCAAACGCAGTTGAAGTGCTAGTTGAAGGTAATATTGGAAATTTTAGTCTCAACAGAAGTGCTTCAGGCAGCAACAATGGGAGCAATGGACAAAATGGAAGCAGCACAGCAGTTATTGCTGGAGGGACAAACATAGAAAGCAACAATCCACTTGCTGGGAATAGTGGAAGTGGTGATGCTAGTGGGAGTGGAAGTGCCAACAAGGTAGATCAAAAGAAGAGTTCTCATAGGCAAGCAGCCTTAACTAAGTTTCGTCAGAAAAAGAATCAGAGAAATGAGAGATCCTTTCATAAAAAG GTTCGATATCAAAGCAGAAAGAAATTAGCTGAACAGCGACCGCGATTCCGTGGCCAATTCATACGGCAGTCGTCTAGTGAAACTGCAAGTGATGCAACAGAAAAGTGA
- the LOC112742455 gene encoding two-component response regulator-like PRR37 isoform X3, translating to MGVLLNSFIMKMAYTGCPNSLCLILPSHPTLVIEAANGLQAWKILENLTNHVDLVLTEVAMPGLSGIGLLCKIMSHKTRKNIPVIMMSSRDSMGLVFKCLSKGAVDFLVKPVRKNELKNLWQHVWRRCHSSSGSGSESGTQTQKSVKSKSLEKSDNNSGSNDEDDNGSIGLNNGDGSDNGSGTQSSWTKQAVEVDSPKPVSRWDQIAECPDSTCAQVVHSNAEICGIKMVPPSTKEGQEQNERLIKAAGSKHSNTIDVGPSKFNDQRNRGQQDNCGNQSNNRSCKGPSLSDAITSTSGSQMHTAEFEAKDRRPRSLDIENKCTIDAKDLPSLELSLKRLRGVKDAGITIQDERNVLRHSDLSAFSRYNAASNTKKSPTRYAGSNSPHDNSLEVTKRDSSRDIQSHSSGNPPNQNSNGASNNNDMGSTTNNAFTKSAVISEPAVASTTKCLYQSSAFQPVKSNLKCTSQTVVLHNTEDPTATMLVPPRVDTHKDLTTKDFHHHHETQNIIANNMKHQLHPDHDAESSKKLAAAAAPHCGSSNAVEVLVEGNIGNFSLNRSASGSNNGSNGQNGSSTAVIAGGTNIESNNPLAGNSGSGDASGSGSANKVDQKKSSHRQAALTKFRQKKNQRNERSFHKKVRYQSRKKLAEQRPRFRGQFIRQSSSETASDATEK from the exons ATGGGAGTTCTACTAAACAGTTTCATCATGAAAATGGCATACACTGGCTGCCCCAATTCATTATGTTTGATCCTCCCATCCCACCCCACCCTTg TTATTGAAGCCGCAAATGGGTTGCAAGCTTGGAAGATTTTGGAGAATTTAACCAATCATGTTGACCTTGTTTTAACTGAAGTAGCAATGCCTGGCTTATCCGGCATTGGTCTCTTATGCAAGATTATGAGCCACAAGACACGGAAAAACATTCCAGTAATTA TGATGTCATCTCGTGACTCTATGGGTTTAGTCTTCAAGTGTTTGTCAAAGGGTGCTGTTGACTTCCTAGTCAAACCCGTAAGGAAGAATGAGCTTAAAAACCTTTGGCAGCATGTTTGGAGGAGATGCCATAGT TCCAGTGGCAGTGGCAGTGAAAGTGGCACACAAACCCAGAAGTCAGTAAAATCAAAGAGTCTTGAGAAATCTGATAATAATTCTGGAAGCAACGATGAAGATGATAATGGAAGTATAGGCCTGAATAATGGGGATGGAAGTGACAATGGCAGTGGCACTCAG AGCTCCTGGACCAAACAAGCTGTAGAAGTTGATAGTCCCAAACCAGTTTCCCGGTGGGATCAAATAGCCGAGTGCCCTGATAGCACATGTGCTCAGGTTGTCCACTCCAATGCTGAAATATGTGGAATAAAGATGGTTCCTCCATCTACAAAGGAGGGTCAAGAACAAAATGAACGTCTTA TCAAAGCTGCGGGTTCAAAACATAGCAATACAATTGATGTAGGGCCCTCAAAATTCAATGATCAAAGGAATAGAGGACAGCAGGATAATTGTGGGAATCAATCTAACAACCGTAGCTGCAAAGGTCCTTCACTGTCTGATGCCATCACTAGCACTTCTGGATCTCAGATGCATACAGCAGAATTTGAAGCCAAAGATAGAAGACCCAGGTCCTTAGACATTGAAAATAAATGCACTATTGATGCTAAGGACTTACCATCTCTTGAGCTTAGTTTAAAGAGGCTTAGAGGAGTTAAAGATGCTGGCATTACAATTCAGGATGAACGGAATGTTTTAAGACATTCTGACCTTTCTGCCTTCTCAAG GTATAATGCAGCCTCTAACACTAAGAAGTCGCCCACTAGATACGCTGGAAGCAATTCTCCACATGATAATAGCCTAGAAGTTACAAAGAGGGATTCATCTCGTGACATTCAGTCACATTCTAGTGGCAATCCTCCTAATCAAAATTCAAATGGTGCTAGCAATAACAATGATATGGGTTCTACTACTAATAATGCTTTTACAAAATCTGCAGTCATAAGTGAGCCAGCAGTGGCATCAACAACAAAATGTTTGTACCAATCATCTGCTTTCCAGCCTGTAAAGAGCAACCTTAAGTGTACCTCCCAAACAGTTGTTTTACATAATACTGAAGATCCAACAGCAACAATGCTGGTACCACCTAGGGTAGACACTCACAAGGATTTGACAACTAAGGACTTCCATCACCATCATGAAACCCAGAACATCATTGCTAACAACATGAAGCACCAGCTTCATCCTGATCATGATGCTGAATCATCAAAGAAATTAGCTGCTGCTGCTGCTCCACATTGTGGTTCTTCAAACGCAGTTGAAGTGCTAGTTGAAGGTAATATTGGAAATTTTAGTCTCAACAGAAGTGCTTCAGGCAGCAACAATGGGAGCAATGGACAAAATGGAAGCAGCACAGCAGTTATTGCTGGAGGGACAAACATAGAAAGCAACAATCCACTTGCTGGGAATAGTGGAAGTGGTGATGCTAGTGGGAGTGGAAGTGCCAACAAGGTAGATCAAAAGAAGAGTTCTCATAGGCAAGCAGCCTTAACTAAGTTTCGTCAGAAAAAGAATCAGAGAAATGAGAGATCCTTTCATAAAAAG GTTCGATATCAAAGCAGAAAGAAATTAGCTGAACAGCGACCGCGATTCCGTGGCCAATTCATACGGCAGTCGTCTAGTGAAACTGCAAGTGATGCAACAGAAAAGTGA
- the LOC112742455 gene encoding two-component response regulator-like PRR37 isoform X2 produces the protein MGHEKLQHAHLTTAMAKFDLMLLPLTCSQNVRHHISLKIIEAANGLQAWKILENLTNHVDLVLTEVAMPGLSGIGLLCKIMSHKTRKNIPVIMMSSRDSMGLVFKCLSKGAVDFLVKPVRKNELKNLWQHVWRRCHSSSGSGSESGTQTQKSVKSKSLEKSDNNSGSNDEDDNGSIGLNNGDGSDNGSGTQSSWTKQAVEVDSPKPVSRWDQIAECPDSTCAQVVHSNAEICGIKMVPPSTKEGQEQNERLIKAAGSKHSNTIDVGPSKFNDQRNRGQQDNCGNQSNNRSCKGPSLSDAITSTSGSQMHTAEFEAKDRRPRSLDIENKCTIDAKDLPSLELSLKRLRGVKDAGITIQDERNVLRHSDLSAFSRYNAASNTKKSPTRYAGSNSPHDNSLEVTKRDSSRDIQSHSSGNPPNQNSNGASNNNDMGSTTNNAFTKSAVISEPAVASTTKCLYQSSAFQPVKSNLKCTSQTVVLHNTEDPTATMLVPPRVDTHKDLTTKDFHHHHETQNIIANNMKHQLHPDHDAESSKKLAAAAAPHCGSSNAVEVLVEGNIGNFSLNRSASGSNNGSNGQNGSSTAVIAGGTNIESNNPLAGNSGSGDASGSGSANKVDQKKSSHRQAALTKFRQKKNQRNERSFHKKVRYQSRKKLAEQRPRFRGQFIRQSSSETASDATEK, from the exons ATGGGCCATGAAAAGCTGCAACACGCACACCTGACAACTGCCATGGCAAAGTTTGATCTGATGCTGCTGCCTCTGACATGCTCACAGAATGTGCGACACCACATCAGTTTGAAAA TTATTGAAGCCGCAAATGGGTTGCAAGCTTGGAAGATTTTGGAGAATTTAACCAATCATGTTGACCTTGTTTTAACTGAAGTAGCAATGCCTGGCTTATCCGGCATTGGTCTCTTATGCAAGATTATGAGCCACAAGACACGGAAAAACATTCCAGTAATTA TGATGTCATCTCGTGACTCTATGGGTTTAGTCTTCAAGTGTTTGTCAAAGGGTGCTGTTGACTTCCTAGTCAAACCCGTAAGGAAGAATGAGCTTAAAAACCTTTGGCAGCATGTTTGGAGGAGATGCCATAGT TCCAGTGGCAGTGGCAGTGAAAGTGGCACACAAACCCAGAAGTCAGTAAAATCAAAGAGTCTTGAGAAATCTGATAATAATTCTGGAAGCAACGATGAAGATGATAATGGAAGTATAGGCCTGAATAATGGGGATGGAAGTGACAATGGCAGTGGCACTCAG AGCTCCTGGACCAAACAAGCTGTAGAAGTTGATAGTCCCAAACCAGTTTCCCGGTGGGATCAAATAGCCGAGTGCCCTGATAGCACATGTGCTCAGGTTGTCCACTCCAATGCTGAAATATGTGGAATAAAGATGGTTCCTCCATCTACAAAGGAGGGTCAAGAACAAAATGAACGTCTTA TCAAAGCTGCGGGTTCAAAACATAGCAATACAATTGATGTAGGGCCCTCAAAATTCAATGATCAAAGGAATAGAGGACAGCAGGATAATTGTGGGAATCAATCTAACAACCGTAGCTGCAAAGGTCCTTCACTGTCTGATGCCATCACTAGCACTTCTGGATCTCAGATGCATACAGCAGAATTTGAAGCCAAAGATAGAAGACCCAGGTCCTTAGACATTGAAAATAAATGCACTATTGATGCTAAGGACTTACCATCTCTTGAGCTTAGTTTAAAGAGGCTTAGAGGAGTTAAAGATGCTGGCATTACAATTCAGGATGAACGGAATGTTTTAAGACATTCTGACCTTTCTGCCTTCTCAAG GTATAATGCAGCCTCTAACACTAAGAAGTCGCCCACTAGATACGCTGGAAGCAATTCTCCACATGATAATAGCCTAGAAGTTACAAAGAGGGATTCATCTCGTGACATTCAGTCACATTCTAGTGGCAATCCTCCTAATCAAAATTCAAATGGTGCTAGCAATAACAATGATATGGGTTCTACTACTAATAATGCTTTTACAAAATCTGCAGTCATAAGTGAGCCAGCAGTGGCATCAACAACAAAATGTTTGTACCAATCATCTGCTTTCCAGCCTGTAAAGAGCAACCTTAAGTGTACCTCCCAAACAGTTGTTTTACATAATACTGAAGATCCAACAGCAACAATGCTGGTACCACCTAGGGTAGACACTCACAAGGATTTGACAACTAAGGACTTCCATCACCATCATGAAACCCAGAACATCATTGCTAACAACATGAAGCACCAGCTTCATCCTGATCATGATGCTGAATCATCAAAGAAATTAGCTGCTGCTGCTGCTCCACATTGTGGTTCTTCAAACGCAGTTGAAGTGCTAGTTGAAGGTAATATTGGAAATTTTAGTCTCAACAGAAGTGCTTCAGGCAGCAACAATGGGAGCAATGGACAAAATGGAAGCAGCACAGCAGTTATTGCTGGAGGGACAAACATAGAAAGCAACAATCCACTTGCTGGGAATAGTGGAAGTGGTGATGCTAGTGGGAGTGGAAGTGCCAACAAGGTAGATCAAAAGAAGAGTTCTCATAGGCAAGCAGCCTTAACTAAGTTTCGTCAGAAAAAGAATCAGAGAAATGAGAGATCCTTTCATAAAAAG GTTCGATATCAAAGCAGAAAGAAATTAGCTGAACAGCGACCGCGATTCCGTGGCCAATTCATACGGCAGTCGTCTAGTGAAACTGCAAGTGATGCAACAGAAAAGTGA
- the LOC112742455 gene encoding two-component response regulator-like PRR37 isoform X4, producing MKVIEAANGLQAWKILENLTNHVDLVLTEVAMPGLSGIGLLCKIMSHKTRKNIPVIMMSSRDSMGLVFKCLSKGAVDFLVKPVRKNELKNLWQHVWRRCHSSSGSGSESGTQTQKSVKSKSLEKSDNNSGSNDEDDNGSIGLNNGDGSDNGSGTQSSWTKQAVEVDSPKPVSRWDQIAECPDSTCAQVVHSNAEICGIKMVPPSTKEGQEQNERLIKAAGSKHSNTIDVGPSKFNDQRNRGQQDNCGNQSNNRSCKGPSLSDAITSTSGSQMHTAEFEAKDRRPRSLDIENKCTIDAKDLPSLELSLKRLRGVKDAGITIQDERNVLRHSDLSAFSRYNAASNTKKSPTRYAGSNSPHDNSLEVTKRDSSRDIQSHSSGNPPNQNSNGASNNNDMGSTTNNAFTKSAVISEPAVASTTKCLYQSSAFQPVKSNLKCTSQTVVLHNTEDPTATMLVPPRVDTHKDLTTKDFHHHHETQNIIANNMKHQLHPDHDAESSKKLAAAAAPHCGSSNAVEVLVEGNIGNFSLNRSASGSNNGSNGQNGSSTAVIAGGTNIESNNPLAGNSGSGDASGSGSANKVDQKKSSHRQAALTKFRQKKNQRNERSFHKKVRYQSRKKLAEQRPRFRGQFIRQSSSETASDATEK from the exons ATGAAAG TTATTGAAGCCGCAAATGGGTTGCAAGCTTGGAAGATTTTGGAGAATTTAACCAATCATGTTGACCTTGTTTTAACTGAAGTAGCAATGCCTGGCTTATCCGGCATTGGTCTCTTATGCAAGATTATGAGCCACAAGACACGGAAAAACATTCCAGTAATTA TGATGTCATCTCGTGACTCTATGGGTTTAGTCTTCAAGTGTTTGTCAAAGGGTGCTGTTGACTTCCTAGTCAAACCCGTAAGGAAGAATGAGCTTAAAAACCTTTGGCAGCATGTTTGGAGGAGATGCCATAGT TCCAGTGGCAGTGGCAGTGAAAGTGGCACACAAACCCAGAAGTCAGTAAAATCAAAGAGTCTTGAGAAATCTGATAATAATTCTGGAAGCAACGATGAAGATGATAATGGAAGTATAGGCCTGAATAATGGGGATGGAAGTGACAATGGCAGTGGCACTCAG AGCTCCTGGACCAAACAAGCTGTAGAAGTTGATAGTCCCAAACCAGTTTCCCGGTGGGATCAAATAGCCGAGTGCCCTGATAGCACATGTGCTCAGGTTGTCCACTCCAATGCTGAAATATGTGGAATAAAGATGGTTCCTCCATCTACAAAGGAGGGTCAAGAACAAAATGAACGTCTTA TCAAAGCTGCGGGTTCAAAACATAGCAATACAATTGATGTAGGGCCCTCAAAATTCAATGATCAAAGGAATAGAGGACAGCAGGATAATTGTGGGAATCAATCTAACAACCGTAGCTGCAAAGGTCCTTCACTGTCTGATGCCATCACTAGCACTTCTGGATCTCAGATGCATACAGCAGAATTTGAAGCCAAAGATAGAAGACCCAGGTCCTTAGACATTGAAAATAAATGCACTATTGATGCTAAGGACTTACCATCTCTTGAGCTTAGTTTAAAGAGGCTTAGAGGAGTTAAAGATGCTGGCATTACAATTCAGGATGAACGGAATGTTTTAAGACATTCTGACCTTTCTGCCTTCTCAAG GTATAATGCAGCCTCTAACACTAAGAAGTCGCCCACTAGATACGCTGGAAGCAATTCTCCACATGATAATAGCCTAGAAGTTACAAAGAGGGATTCATCTCGTGACATTCAGTCACATTCTAGTGGCAATCCTCCTAATCAAAATTCAAATGGTGCTAGCAATAACAATGATATGGGTTCTACTACTAATAATGCTTTTACAAAATCTGCAGTCATAAGTGAGCCAGCAGTGGCATCAACAACAAAATGTTTGTACCAATCATCTGCTTTCCAGCCTGTAAAGAGCAACCTTAAGTGTACCTCCCAAACAGTTGTTTTACATAATACTGAAGATCCAACAGCAACAATGCTGGTACCACCTAGGGTAGACACTCACAAGGATTTGACAACTAAGGACTTCCATCACCATCATGAAACCCAGAACATCATTGCTAACAACATGAAGCACCAGCTTCATCCTGATCATGATGCTGAATCATCAAAGAAATTAGCTGCTGCTGCTGCTCCACATTGTGGTTCTTCAAACGCAGTTGAAGTGCTAGTTGAAGGTAATATTGGAAATTTTAGTCTCAACAGAAGTGCTTCAGGCAGCAACAATGGGAGCAATGGACAAAATGGAAGCAGCACAGCAGTTATTGCTGGAGGGACAAACATAGAAAGCAACAATCCACTTGCTGGGAATAGTGGAAGTGGTGATGCTAGTGGGAGTGGAAGTGCCAACAAGGTAGATCAAAAGAAGAGTTCTCATAGGCAAGCAGCCTTAACTAAGTTTCGTCAGAAAAAGAATCAGAGAAATGAGAGATCCTTTCATAAAAAG GTTCGATATCAAAGCAGAAAGAAATTAGCTGAACAGCGACCGCGATTCCGTGGCCAATTCATACGGCAGTCGTCTAGTGAAACTGCAAGTGATGCAACAGAAAAGTGA